CCACCATCCAACGAATACGCATTGACTTCAGGAAAATTTCTGTTGAACATTTTCACCGCTTCCGTGCTGCGCTTGCCGGATGCGCAATAAAAAACAACCGGTTTATCACGACTTATATTTTGAATTAAGTTATCCAATTCAGCAATCGGAAAATGTTTGCCTCCTATATCAAAAGCATTCCGCTCTTCTATGGAACGCACATCAATCAATTCAAATTTACCATCGTTAAGATGCTCCATCAATTCTTCCACAGCAATTAATGCCACAGGTATTGTTTCTGCAAGCTGCGTGATGGAAACAGTTGACGTGAGTCCGATGCTGATAATTCTGCTTTGCAATGTTTGTGCATTCAGCATTAACATTTTTCCTGCAAGCACTTCACCCGTTTTAGTGATAAGCTTGATTGCTTCATTGGCCTGCATACAACCGATGATGCCGGCCAGTGTTGGAATCACGCCACCTTCCGCGCAGTTGGGAATCAATGCAGCATTCACCTCAGGAAATATATCACGGTAGTTGGGTGATCGTGTTCCACCTTCATTTTGAAAATTCCAAACTGCCACTTGTCCTTCATATTGATAGATTGCTCCATACACCAATGGTTTGCCAAGCAATACACAAGCGTCATTAATGAGGTAGCGCGTTTCAAAATTATCCGTACCATCTACTACCACATCATGGTCACCAATCACCTGCAACACATTTGAGGCAGTTATCTTTTCGGCAACTGGATTTAATAGAATGTACGGATTCTGCACTTGCAATTTTTTACAGGCAACAATCGCTT
The genomic region above belongs to Chitinophagaceae bacterium and contains:
- a CDS encoding HesA/MoeB/ThiF family protein, producing the protein MNSLLESLRYSCQMQLPDFGEAKQQLLKQSKVLMIGAGGLGCPAAQYLAATGVGTITIADFDTVSIGNLHRQILFTPEEVGLNKAIVACKKLQVQNPYILLNPVAEKITASNVLQVIGDHDVVVDGTDNFETRYLINDACVLLGKPLVYGAIYQYEGQVAVWNFQNEGGTRSPNYRDIFPEVNAALIPNCAEGGVIPTLAGIIGCMQANEAIKLITKTGEVLAGKMLMLNAQTLQSRIISIGLTSTVSITQLAETIPVALIAVEELMEHLNDGKFELIDVRSIEERNAFDIGGKHFPIAELDNLIQNISRDKPVVFYCASGKRSTEAVKMFNRNFPEVNAYSLDGGMKAWKEKVYGQ